The proteins below are encoded in one region of Thermosulfurimonas marina:
- a CDS encoding IS1634 family transposase: MYIRTKTFKNKDGSTRTYLYIVEGKRVNGKVRQRIVANLGRLEKLQEGELDKLIEGLAKFSRRQWIEAQARSIQAQWAKDFGPALIFRRLWEDLKLSSILKELLAGTEIAIDVEEAVFAMVLNRLCDPASKLGVSRWKETVYRPEFERLKLHHFYRALDFLADHKEEIEEKLFERIRDLFHLELDLVFWDTASVYFEGRGAEGFCEYGFSKDHRPDRVQVILGFLMTREGIPIAHEVFPGATADVETFRVVLKDLQNRFRIRRVILVADRGMVSREVLKEIEAMGLEYLVGVRMRRLRAMKEVLGRGGRFREVKGNLKVKEVWHEGRRYLICFNPEEAERERLSREEMVGKLEEKLKAGGLKGLIGNRGYRRYLKVEGSSAVVDREVLEEEARYDGKYVLETNAGLSVEEAALAYRGLWQVERAFREMKSGLDLRPVYHWTEKRIRGHIMVCFLAFVLEVVLMRRLREVGYEGSYQEVMTDLERLKAVEVTVDGRNYLVRTELEGKAYEVFKAVGIRVPGRVLEVGGEDVVERGGSMPGNR; encoded by the coding sequence ATGTATATCCGAACCAAAACCTTCAAAAACAAGGACGGGTCCACTAGAACCTACCTCTATATTGTGGAGGGCAAGCGGGTCAACGGAAAGGTACGCCAGAGGATCGTGGCCAACCTGGGGCGCCTGGAAAAACTCCAAGAGGGAGAACTGGATAAGCTGATAGAGGGGCTGGCCAAGTTTTCCCGGAGACAATGGATAGAAGCTCAGGCTCGAAGCATTCAGGCCCAATGGGCCAAGGACTTTGGTCCGGCTTTGATTTTCAGAAGACTTTGGGAAGATCTTAAGCTTAGTAGCATACTGAAGGAGCTTCTTGCCGGAACGGAGATTGCCATAGATGTGGAGGAAGCGGTTTTTGCCATGGTTTTGAACCGGCTCTGTGATCCGGCCTCAAAACTCGGGGTCAGCCGATGGAAGGAGACAGTCTATCGGCCGGAGTTTGAAAGGCTTAAGCTACACCATTTCTACCGGGCTCTTGATTTTCTGGCCGATCATAAGGAGGAAATAGAGGAGAAGCTTTTTGAGAGGATAAGGGATCTATTTCATTTGGAGCTTGATTTGGTGTTTTGGGACACGGCGAGCGTGTATTTTGAGGGGAGAGGGGCGGAGGGGTTTTGCGAGTATGGATTTTCGAAGGATCATCGTCCGGACAGGGTGCAGGTGATATTGGGGTTTCTTATGACGCGGGAGGGGATACCGATAGCCCACGAGGTATTTCCGGGGGCTACGGCGGACGTAGAGACCTTTCGGGTGGTGCTAAAAGACTTACAGAATCGGTTCAGGATAAGGCGGGTCATTCTTGTGGCGGACCGGGGGATGGTGAGTCGGGAGGTGTTAAAGGAGATAGAGGCTATGGGGCTTGAGTACTTGGTGGGGGTGAGGATGCGGAGGCTCAGGGCCATGAAGGAAGTGCTGGGCAGAGGGGGGCGTTTTCGGGAGGTGAAGGGTAACCTTAAGGTGAAGGAAGTCTGGCATGAGGGGAGGCGTTATCTGATTTGTTTCAATCCGGAGGAGGCGGAGAGGGAGAGGCTTTCCCGTGAGGAGATGGTAGGGAAGCTTGAGGAGAAGCTCAAGGCCGGGGGTCTTAAGGGGCTTATAGGGAACCGGGGTTATCGTCGGTATTTGAAGGTGGAGGGGAGTTCGGCGGTTGTTGATCGGGAGGTTTTGGAGGAGGAGGCTAGATATGATGGGAAGTATGTGCTTGAGACGAATGCGGGGTTAAGTGTGGAGGAGGCGGCTTTGGCGTATAGGGGACTTTGGCAGGTAGAGAGGGCCTTTCGGGAGATGAAAAGCGGTCTGGATCTTAGGCCGGTGTATCACTGGACGGAGAAGCGGATTCGGGGGCACATCATGGTATGTTTTTTGGCCTTTGTGCTGGAGGTGGTGCTGATGAGGAGGCTGAGGGAGGTTGGCTACGAGGGAAGTTATCAGGAGGTGATGACGGATCTTGAGCGGCTTAAGGCGGTGGAGGTTACGGTGGATGGGAGGAATTACTTGGTGAGGACGGAACTTGAGGGGAAGGCCTATGAGGTATTCAAGGCGGTGGGGATAAGGGTACCAGGGAGGGTTCTTGAGGTGGGAGGAGAGGATGTTGTGGAACGCGGGGGTAGTATGCCCGGAAACCGTTGA
- the coaD gene encoding pantetheine-phosphate adenylyltransferase, with translation MAPEPKIAVYPGTFDPVTNGHLDLIRRALRLFDRLIVAVGENPAKKPLFSLEERLEMLEEAVADLPEEERERLEIESFSGLLVEFCRARGARVIVRGLRAVSDFEYEFQLALMNRRLCRHVDTIFLMPGFRWIFISSTIIKEAARFGGNLEGLVPPGVERRLREKFASLEGAP, from the coding sequence ATGGCCCCGGAGCCCAAGATAGCCGTTTATCCGGGAACCTTTGATCCGGTGACCAACGGGCATCTGGATCTTATCCGGCGGGCCCTGCGGCTTTTTGATCGTCTGATCGTGGCCGTGGGGGAAAACCCGGCCAAAAAGCCCCTTTTCAGTCTGGAGGAAAGGCTGGAAATGCTGGAGGAGGCTGTGGCCGATCTTCCGGAAGAAGAGCGAGAGCGTCTGGAGATCGAAAGTTTTTCCGGTCTTCTGGTGGAATTCTGCCGGGCCCGGGGAGCCCGGGTCATCGTGCGGGGTCTTCGGGCAGTCTCAGACTTTGAATATGAGTTTCAGTTGGCCCTCATGAATCGCCGCCTCTGCCGTCATGTGGACACCATCTTTCTCATGCCGGGCTTTCGTTGGATCTTCATCAGTTCCACCATCATCAAAGAGGCCGCCCGCTTCGGAGGTAATCTGGAGGGACTGGTGCCTCCGGGGGTGGAAAGACGCCTTCGGGAAAAGTTCGCCTCCCTCGAGGGGGCTCCGTGA
- a CDS encoding valine--tRNA ligase, whose product MKELPKSYDFRKAEDKWYRFWEERGYFRPSLDPKKPKFSVVIPPPNVTGSLHIGHALNNTIQDILVRYKRMDGYDTLWVPGTDHAGIATQNVVERELAKEGKTRHDLGREKFLERVWQWKERFGNRIIEQLKRLGASCDWSRLRFTMDEGLSRAVREVFVRLWEEGLIYRGDYIINWCPRCHTALADIEVEHRPTPGHLWYIRYPLSEGSGEIVVATTRPETMLGDTAVAVHPEDERYRAFVGKTLRLPLLGREIPVVADPAVDPEFGTGAVKVTPAHDFADFEMAQRHGLPLVKIMDENGRMTPEAGPYAGLDRFEARRRVLADLEAQGFLVKTEDYEVMLGHCYRCDCVVEPLVSKQWFVRMKPLAQPAIAAVDYGFIRLVPENWNNLYFDWMYRIRDWCISRQIWWGHRIPAWTCEHCGKTSVSREDLERCPECGSEKILQEEDVLDTWFSSALWPFSTLGWPEKTEDLRTFYPTSVLVTSFDILFFWVARMIMMGLHFMGAVPFRTVYIHALVRDEKGQKMSKSRGNVIDPVDMIEKYGADALRFTLAALAAQGRDIKLSESRIEGYRHFVNKIWNAARFVLLNLEDFEPGEIPQEALPLPSRWILSRLAATVERVRDRLEAYEFDQAALALYHFFWHEFCDWYVEASKLYLRQQGQRGLTQRVLHRVLEASLRLLHPFMPFVTEELWQNLPHEGESIMVAPYPRPEDFPRDGAAEEEMGLLMEAVVALRNIRADYRLHPTQEIPAVIVSEDPETRAFFEREAALIRMLARVGEFAVRASGRPEAAASAVLSRAEIFVPLSGLVDFRQEIARLEKEKAKVEKEWQRVKARLENPAFVEKAPEEVVEKEKERARELEERYRRLLTNLEVLHQALKE is encoded by the coding sequence GTGAAAGAACTCCCAAAGAGTTATGACTTCCGGAAAGCGGAAGACAAATGGTACCGTTTCTGGGAGGAAAGAGGATACTTTAGACCTTCTCTTGACCCGAAAAAGCCCAAATTTTCTGTGGTTATTCCTCCTCCCAACGTCACCGGGAGCCTCCATATCGGGCATGCCCTGAATAACACCATCCAGGACATCCTCGTGCGTTACAAGCGCATGGACGGCTATGATACCCTGTGGGTTCCGGGAACGGACCATGCCGGGATCGCTACCCAGAACGTGGTAGAGCGGGAACTGGCCAAGGAGGGCAAGACCCGGCACGATCTCGGTAGGGAGAAATTTCTGGAACGGGTCTGGCAGTGGAAGGAACGTTTCGGGAACCGCATTATTGAGCAGTTGAAACGCCTCGGGGCCTCCTGCGACTGGTCCCGCCTGCGCTTTACCATGGACGAGGGTCTTTCCCGGGCGGTGCGGGAGGTCTTCGTGCGCCTTTGGGAAGAGGGCCTCATCTACCGGGGAGACTACATCATCAACTGGTGCCCCCGGTGTCATACGGCGCTGGCGGACATAGAGGTGGAACACCGCCCCACCCCCGGACACCTCTGGTACATCCGCTATCCCCTGAGTGAGGGCTCCGGAGAGATCGTGGTGGCCACTACCCGGCCCGAGACCATGTTGGGCGACACTGCGGTGGCCGTCCATCCCGAAGACGAGCGTTATCGGGCCTTCGTGGGGAAGACCCTGCGCCTTCCCCTTCTCGGAAGAGAGATTCCGGTGGTGGCCGACCCGGCGGTGGATCCGGAATTCGGGACCGGGGCGGTCAAGGTCACCCCGGCCCATGACTTTGCGGACTTTGAGATGGCCCAGCGTCACGGCCTGCCCCTGGTAAAGATCATGGACGAAAACGGCCGGATGACCCCTGAAGCCGGCCCCTACGCGGGGCTGGACCGTTTTGAGGCCCGACGCCGGGTCCTTGCGGACCTTGAGGCTCAGGGATTTCTGGTCAAGACCGAGGACTACGAGGTCATGCTGGGACACTGCTACCGCTGCGACTGCGTGGTAGAACCCCTGGTCTCCAAACAGTGGTTCGTGCGGATGAAGCCCCTGGCCCAGCCGGCCATCGCCGCGGTGGATTACGGATTTATTCGTCTGGTCCCGGAGAACTGGAACAACCTTTACTTCGACTGGATGTACCGCATTCGTGACTGGTGTATCTCCCGGCAGATCTGGTGGGGACACCGTATCCCAGCCTGGACCTGCGAGCACTGTGGTAAGACCTCGGTCTCCCGGGAGGACCTGGAGCGCTGTCCGGAGTGCGGCTCGGAAAAGATCCTCCAGGAAGAGGATGTGCTGGATACCTGGTTTTCTTCGGCCCTCTGGCCCTTTTCTACCCTGGGATGGCCGGAAAAAACCGAGGATCTCCGGACCTTTTACCCTACTTCGGTTCTGGTCACCAGCTTTGATATCCTCTTTTTCTGGGTGGCCCGGATGATCATGATGGGGCTCCATTTCATGGGGGCGGTGCCCTTCCGCACGGTCTATATCCACGCCCTGGTGCGGGACGAGAAGGGCCAGAAGATGAGCAAGAGCCGGGGCAACGTGATCGATCCGGTGGATATGATCGAAAAGTACGGGGCCGACGCCCTGCGTTTTACGCTGGCGGCCCTGGCCGCCCAGGGTCGGGATATCAAGCTTTCCGAGTCCCGGATCGAGGGCTACCGCCACTTCGTGAATAAGATCTGGAACGCCGCCCGCTTCGTGCTCCTCAATCTGGAGGACTTTGAGCCGGGAGAGATCCCGCAAGAGGCCCTGCCGCTGCCTTCCCGCTGGATCCTTTCCCGGCTTGCGGCCACCGTAGAGCGGGTGAGGGATCGCCTGGAGGCCTATGAATTCGATCAGGCGGCCCTGGCCCTCTACCACTTCTTCTGGCACGAGTTCTGTGACTGGTATGTAGAGGCCTCCAAACTCTATCTGCGCCAGCAGGGTCAGAGAGGCCTTACCCAGCGGGTGCTCCACCGGGTGCTTGAGGCCTCTTTGCGCCTCCTCCACCCCTTTATGCCTTTTGTGACTGAGGAACTCTGGCAGAACCTCCCCCACGAAGGCGAAAGTATCATGGTGGCTCCTTATCCCCGCCCCGAGGATTTTCCGCGGGATGGGGCCGCGGAAGAGGAAATGGGCCTTCTCATGGAAGCGGTGGTAGCTCTGCGAAACATCCGGGCCGACTATCGTCTGCATCCCACCCAGGAGATTCCCGCGGTGATCGTAAGCGAAGATCCCGAGACCAGGGCCTTCTTCGAAAGGGAGGCTGCCCTCATCCGCATGCTGGCTCGGGTGGGGGAATTTGCGGTGAGGGCTTCGGGGCGTCCGGAGGCTGCGGCCTCGGCCGTCCTTTCCCGGGCGGAGATCTTCGTCCCCCTTTCCGGACTGGTGGATTTTCGCCAGGAAATAGCCCGGCTGGAAAAAGAAAAAGCCAAGGTGGAAAAGGAATGGCAGCGGGTGAAGGCCCGGCTTGAGAACCCCGCCTTTGTGGAAAAGGCCCCGGAGGAAGTGGTGGAAAAGGAAAAGGAACGGGCCCGGGAACTTGAGGAACGCTACCGGCGGCTCTTGACCAATCTGGAAGTCCTGCATCAAGCCTTAAAGGAATGA
- the rsmD gene encoding 16S rRNA (guanine(966)-N(2))-methyltransferase RsmD has translation MRITGGIFRGRRLATPRGVGTRPMTERVRKALFDILGGLSGARILDLFSGSGALGLEALSRGAASVVFVEASAEALSVIRKNVQALGLEDRVQLVRGSLPQALKRIPPGPYQLVFITPPYGKGLGERTLAALPPEILAPEAIIVLEERRNSRIDPGKTPFEVQEIRKYGDTSLYFLKVREESREWPRSPR, from the coding sequence TTGAGGATTACCGGAGGGATTTTTCGGGGAAGGAGGCTGGCCACCCCTCGGGGGGTGGGCACCCGTCCCATGACCGAGCGGGTGCGCAAGGCCCTCTTTGACATCCTGGGAGGGCTTTCCGGGGCCCGTATCCTGGATCTCTTTTCCGGAAGCGGAGCCCTGGGGCTGGAGGCCCTCTCCCGGGGGGCCGCCAGTGTGGTCTTCGTGGAGGCCTCGGCCGAGGCCCTTTCGGTGATCCGAAAAAACGTCCAGGCCCTGGGGCTGGAGGACCGGGTGCAGCTGGTGCGGGGAAGCCTCCCCCAGGCCCTGAAAAGGATCCCGCCTGGCCCCTACCAGCTGGTCTTTATTACTCCCCCTTACGGAAAAGGCCTTGGGGAAAGGACCCTCGCGGCCCTGCCTCCGGAGATCCTTGCCCCGGAGGCCATAATCGTGTTAGAAGAAAGGAGGAACAGCAGGATAGATCCGGGAAAGACGCCCTTTGAAGTTCAGGAGATTCGAAAGTACGGGGATACCAGTCTTTATTTTCTAAAAGTCCGCGAGGAGTCGAGAGAATGGCCCCGGAGCCCAAGATAG
- a CDS encoding bifunctional adenosylcobinamide kinase/adenosylcobinamide-phosphate guanylyltransferase gives MRTLILGGAASGKSRLALELARKGPPPRVFVATAEPLDAEMAEKIARHRKERGPDFETLEVPLALAETLEGFSEGTVVVDCLTVWLGNLFHYRRDPEAEIRRLLSAVEKFPGRLILVSNEVGLSPVAPDPALRRFVNLLGRLNQELASRVEEVRLVVAGRSLSLKPGPDKY, from the coding sequence ATGCGGACCTTGATTCTGGGGGGTGCGGCCTCGGGAAAGAGTCGGCTGGCCCTGGAGCTGGCCCGCAAGGGGCCTCCTCCGCGGGTCTTCGTGGCCACGGCCGAGCCCTTGGATGCGGAGATGGCCGAAAAGATCGCCCGCCATCGTAAAGAACGGGGCCCGGACTTTGAGACCCTGGAGGTGCCTCTTGCGCTGGCCGAGACCCTCGAGGGGTTTTCCGAAGGTACCGTGGTGGTGGACTGCCTCACGGTCTGGCTGGGGAATCTCTTTCATTACCGGAGGGATCCGGAGGCCGAAATCCGCCGTCTCCTTTCCGCGGTAGAGAAGTTTCCCGGAAGGCTCATTCTGGTCTCCAACGAGGTGGGTCTCAGTCCAGTGGCCCCGGACCCCGCCCTCCGGCGCTTTGTAAACCTCCTGGGAAGGCTCAATCAGGAGCTTGCCAGCCGGGTTGAAGAAGTGAGGCTGGTGGTGGCGGGGCGGAGCCTATCTCTGAAACCCGGTCCAGATAAATATTGA
- a CDS encoding DUF3108 domain-containing protein — translation MRLLLFLCGFFLFTGSSLASGYYLRFRVAWEFIPVGRIELWLSPPRLTAYAYTTGIGAWIFPFRSLWRTEIDARGFPRRTVIEVLERGHPKRKEIVFFPEKGRVEKRKITPKKERREVFRARLPAYDELSAFYAVLKHPFRPGETWVLSVFAGEGVHPTKVTARDFEKVKTFRGWEKALRLDIEFSFESELIRRSRRAKLYVREGLPLAGEGDISLGHLNIYLDRVSEIGSAPPPPASLLQPGWQAPD, via the coding sequence GTGAGGCTCCTTCTATTTCTCTGCGGGTTTTTCCTTTTCACCGGATCCTCTCTGGCCTCGGGGTATTATTTACGCTTTCGGGTAGCCTGGGAATTTATCCCGGTGGGCCGAATCGAACTCTGGCTTTCCCCGCCCCGCCTTACGGCCTATGCGTACACCACCGGAATTGGGGCCTGGATTTTTCCCTTCCGCTCCCTCTGGCGCACGGAAATTGACGCCCGGGGCTTTCCCCGACGCACGGTGATCGAAGTCCTAGAGAGGGGACACCCCAAACGCAAGGAGATAGTCTTTTTTCCGGAAAAGGGCCGGGTGGAAAAGCGCAAGATTACCCCGAAAAAGGAGCGCCGGGAGGTCTTCCGGGCCCGCCTTCCGGCCTATGACGAACTTTCGGCCTTTTATGCGGTCCTGAAACACCCCTTCCGGCCGGGAGAAACCTGGGTTCTTTCGGTCTTTGCCGGGGAGGGCGTACACCCCACCAAGGTTACGGCCCGCGATTTTGAGAAGGTTAAGACCTTCCGGGGCTGGGAGAAGGCCCTGCGCCTTGATATCGAATTTTCTTTTGAAAGCGAGCTCATTCGGCGTTCCCGCCGGGCCAAGCTCTATGTGCGGGAAGGGTTGCCGCTGGCCGGAGAGGGAGATATCTCTCTGGGACATCTCAATATTTATCTGGACCGGGTTTCAGAGATAGGCTCCGCCCCGCCACCACCAGCCTCACTTCTTCAACCCGGCTGGCAAGCTCCTGATTGA